A genomic segment from Chitinophaga flava encodes:
- a CDS encoding UDP-3-O-(3-hydroxymyristoyl)glucosamine N-acyltransferase: MKFEAPVAVTEIAAYIGAELVGNSQLMATGLNEIHKVTPGDISFVDFEKYYTASLQSAATIIIINKKVECPEGKALLILEDPFSAYVKLVNRFRPFEPATKAISDTAVIGEGTHIQPNVFIGNHVRIGRNCLIHPNVTIYDHAIIGDNVIIHAGTVLGADAFYFKKRAEREVMYDKLVSCGRVIIEDDVEIGAGCTIDKGVSGDTIIGRGTKLDNMIHIGHGTVIGRNCLIAAQVGIAGKAKIEDNVILWGQVGVNKDLTIGKGAVVLAQSGVPSSLEGGKVYFGYPAEVASDKRRELGWVKRIPEIWDKVKSL, from the coding sequence ATGAAGTTTGAAGCACCCGTTGCAGTAACGGAAATCGCGGCATACATAGGCGCAGAGCTGGTTGGCAACAGCCAGCTGATGGCTACAGGCCTCAATGAAATACATAAGGTAACACCAGGGGATATATCCTTTGTAGACTTCGAAAAATATTATACTGCCAGCCTCCAGTCTGCGGCAACCATCATCATCATCAACAAGAAAGTGGAATGTCCTGAAGGCAAGGCGCTGTTAATACTGGAAGATCCTTTCAGTGCATACGTAAAACTGGTGAACCGCTTCCGTCCATTTGAACCTGCTACCAAAGCAATCAGCGACACTGCGGTGATAGGAGAGGGTACACACATTCAACCTAACGTATTCATTGGCAATCATGTGCGCATTGGACGCAACTGTCTGATCCACCCTAACGTAACCATTTATGATCATGCTATCATTGGAGACAATGTGATTATTCATGCAGGTACCGTACTGGGAGCAGATGCTTTTTACTTCAAGAAAAGAGCCGAGCGGGAAGTGATGTACGACAAGCTCGTAAGCTGTGGCCGGGTTATCATCGAAGATGATGTGGAGATAGGTGCCGGCTGCACTATCGACAAAGGAGTAAGTGGAGATACCATCATCGGCCGTGGTACTAAACTGGACAACATGATCCACATCGGTCATGGTACCGTGATAGGCAGGAACTGCCTCATTGCGGCCCAGGTTGGTATCGCCGGTAAAGCCAAAATCGAAGATAACGTTATACTCTGGGGACAGGTTGGTGTCAACAAAGATCTCACGATCGGCAAAGGCGCCGTTGTGCTCGCACAAAGTGGTGTACCCAGCAGCCTCGAAGGAGGAAAAGTGTATTTCGGTTACCCAGCAGAAGTAGCCAGCGACAAAAGAAGAGAACTGGGCTGGGTAAAACGTATTCCGGAAATCTGGGACAAAGTAAAATCCCTTTAA
- a CDS encoding NAD-dependent epimerase/dehydratase family protein has product MILVTGGTGFLGSYLIRALVAEGKPVRALYRKAPSPRLQDLSGKIEWVQCDILDVCALEDAMQGVTQVYHCAAVVSFQPGDVANLMKINVEGTANVVNMALDAGVEKLLYVSSVAAIGRAKEQAAITEDCEWEESRNNSRYSISKFQGEMEVWRGIAEGLDAVIVNPSIILGAGFWDEGSGTLLKNAWKEFPFYTDGVNGFVDVKDVVKAMIMLMDSSVSGERFILSADNWSYRQLFTTMADALGKKPPHIAVKPWMAEMVWRLEKIKGLFTGKHPLVTKETARTAQLKVYYDSSKIHNTLPEFVFRPLEETIREISAAFLASRN; this is encoded by the coding sequence ATGATTTTAGTAACCGGCGGAACAGGATTTTTAGGCAGTTATTTGATAAGGGCATTGGTCGCCGAAGGGAAACCTGTAAGGGCCTTGTACCGCAAAGCACCTTCTCCCCGGTTGCAGGACCTCTCCGGAAAAATAGAATGGGTACAATGTGATATCCTGGACGTATGTGCACTGGAAGACGCTATGCAAGGCGTTACCCAGGTATATCACTGTGCAGCAGTCGTTTCTTTTCAACCGGGCGATGTGGCCAATCTGATGAAGATTAATGTGGAAGGTACGGCCAATGTAGTGAACATGGCGCTGGACGCCGGGGTGGAAAAGCTGCTGTATGTAAGCTCTGTAGCTGCCATCGGCAGAGCAAAGGAGCAGGCAGCCATCACGGAAGACTGCGAATGGGAAGAGTCTCGTAACAACTCCCGTTACAGTATCAGCAAGTTTCAGGGAGAGATGGAAGTATGGAGAGGTATCGCTGAGGGGCTGGATGCAGTGATTGTAAACCCTTCTATTATCCTGGGCGCTGGTTTCTGGGATGAAGGTTCCGGTACATTACTCAAAAATGCCTGGAAGGAATTCCCTTTCTATACCGATGGTGTGAACGGTTTTGTAGATGTTAAGGACGTGGTAAAAGCGATGATTATGCTGATGGACAGCAGTGTCAGCGGAGAACGGTTTATCCTTTCAGCTGACAACTGGAGCTACCGCCAGCTGTTTACCACTATGGCCGATGCACTGGGCAAAAAACCACCTCATATAGCCGTAAAACCCTGGATGGCTGAAATGGTATGGCGACTGGAAAAAATTAAAGGGCTCTTTACCGGCAAACATCCGCTGGTAACAAAAGAAACAGCACGTACAGCCCAGCTGAAAGTATATTACGACAGCAGTAAAATCCACAATACGCTGCCGGAATTTGTCTTCCGTCCTCTGGAAGAAACGATCCGGGAAATATCCGCGGCTTTCCTGGCCTCCCGGAACTGA
- a CDS encoding 3-hydroxyacyl-CoA dehydrogenase family protein: MIHSIAVCGAGTMGAGIAQVAASSGFKTILFDIRQPGLDKARAQITKSLATAVEKGRLAAAEQEQILERITFSSDISLCMADVIIEAIIEQLESKTDLFTQLAAINKQDTIFASNTSSLSVSELAATIPHPERVAGMHFFNPAHLMKLVEVVSGTQTSPETANTIYELAQTMGKVPVRVKDSPGFIVNRVARHYYLEAMLLAEQKVADFSTIDQLLENAGFRMGPFALMDLIGNDINLAVTQSLYDAFKQAPRFKPNVLQEQRVKDGKLGRKTGLGFYRYEQ; the protein is encoded by the coding sequence ATGATACACTCTATTGCTGTATGCGGCGCTGGTACCATGGGTGCCGGCATAGCCCAGGTAGCAGCTTCCAGCGGTTTTAAGACGATCCTGTTTGATATCCGGCAGCCGGGGCTGGACAAGGCCCGGGCGCAGATTACCAAAAGTCTGGCTACTGCAGTGGAGAAAGGCCGGCTTGCTGCTGCAGAACAGGAACAGATACTTGAAAGGATTACTTTCTCCAGTGATATCTCCCTGTGTATGGCAGATGTTATCATAGAAGCCATTATAGAGCAACTGGAGTCTAAAACAGACCTCTTCACCCAGCTGGCAGCTATCAACAAACAAGACACCATTTTCGCCTCCAATACCTCTTCCCTGTCTGTTTCCGAGCTGGCGGCCACTATCCCTCATCCGGAAAGAGTAGCAGGTATGCACTTCTTCAACCCTGCCCACCTGATGAAGCTCGTGGAAGTAGTGAGCGGTACCCAGACATCACCGGAAACAGCCAACACTATTTATGAGCTGGCTCAGACCATGGGGAAGGTGCCGGTAAGGGTAAAGGATTCTCCGGGATTTATCGTAAACCGTGTGGCCCGGCATTATTACCTCGAAGCGATGCTGTTGGCAGAACAGAAGGTGGCAGATTTCAGTACAATTGATCAACTGCTGGAGAATGCAGGCTTCAGGATGGGACCTTTTGCCCTGATGGACCTCATCGGCAATGACATCAACCTGGCTGTAACACAGTCGCTGTATGATGCCTTTAAACAGGCGCCACGCTTCAAACCAAACGTGTTGCAGGAACAACGTGTGAAAGACGGAAAACTGGGCCGTAAAACAGGACTGGGCTTTTACAGATATGAGCAATAA
- the pheS gene encoding phenylalanine--tRNA ligase subunit alpha: protein MEQLVQQIAAYKQEIAAFTPANAADLEQYRIKFLGTKGIVKALFGEMKQVPNDRKKEFGQILNEFKQLAEARYEEFEGLKEAAGANHQEIDYTMPEAPHRLGTRHPISVVRNKIIRIFERLGFTIAEGPEIEDDWHNFTALNLPENHPARDMQDTFFISKNPDWLLRTQTSSAQVRVMEQGKLPIRIISPGRVYRNETISARAHCFFHQVEGLYIDENVSFADLKQTLYHFVKELFGENTGIRFRPSYFPFTEPSAEMDISCFICGGTGCSVCKHTGWVEILGCGMVHPKVLANCGIDPEKYTGFAFGMGIERITMLKYQIKDLRLFSENDTRFLEQFEGTV from the coding sequence ATGGAACAGTTAGTACAGCAAATAGCAGCCTATAAACAGGAAATAGCGGCTTTTACGCCTGCCAATGCGGCCGATCTGGAGCAGTACCGGATTAAGTTTCTGGGAACCAAAGGTATTGTGAAGGCCCTTTTCGGAGAAATGAAACAGGTGCCCAACGACCGCAAGAAAGAGTTTGGACAGATCCTGAATGAATTTAAGCAACTGGCAGAAGCCCGCTATGAAGAGTTTGAAGGGCTGAAAGAAGCTGCCGGCGCCAATCATCAGGAAATTGACTATACCATGCCCGAAGCCCCTCACCGGCTGGGTACCCGTCATCCTATCAGTGTGGTGCGCAACAAGATCATCCGCATTTTCGAGCGGCTGGGCTTTACCATTGCTGAAGGACCGGAAATTGAAGATGACTGGCATAACTTTACTGCATTAAACCTGCCGGAAAACCATCCTGCGAGGGATATGCAGGATACTTTCTTTATCAGCAAAAATCCTGACTGGCTGCTGCGTACGCAAACTTCTTCCGCCCAGGTAAGGGTGATGGAGCAAGGCAAACTGCCAATCCGTATCATCAGCCCGGGAAGAGTATATCGCAATGAAACTATTTCCGCCCGTGCACACTGCTTCTTCCACCAGGTAGAAGGTCTGTACATCGATGAAAATGTTTCTTTCGCCGATCTCAAACAAACCCTTTATCACTTCGTAAAAGAGTTGTTCGGTGAAAACACCGGCATCCGTTTCCGTCCATCTTATTTTCCTTTTACAGAGCCCAGTGCAGAGATGGACATCTCCTGCTTTATCTGCGGCGGTACTGGTTGTTCCGTATGTAAACATACCGGCTGGGTAGAGATCCTGGGTTGCGGTATGGTACATCCGAAAGTGCTGGCCAACTGTGGCATTGATCCTGAAAAATATACTGGCTTTGCTTTCGGTATGGGTATAGAACGTATTACCATGCTGAAATACCAGATCAAGGACTTGCGCCTGTTTTCTGAAAATGATACCCGCTTCCTTGAGCAATTTGAAGGGACGGTATAA
- a CDS encoding response regulator transcription factor, which translates to MAKVLLIEDEWQLGQIVKDSLETRGFEMLYASDGREGLRLYQQERPDVVVLDIMMPNMDGFSVTAEIRKQDKFTPIIFLTAKSQTADVVKGFELGGNDYLKKPFSMDELIVRIKALLKRFSDHPAVREMEEGSVMIGQYIFNYAKQTLSRNNTTEFLSHREAEILRRLYDNKNEVMERKTVLMDLWGDDNFFNARSMDVFITKLRRYLKEDTRVQIVNIRGVGYKLIF; encoded by the coding sequence ATGGCAAAAGTATTATTGATAGAAGACGAGTGGCAACTGGGGCAGATTGTTAAAGACAGTCTGGAGACGCGTGGCTTTGAGATGCTGTATGCATCGGATGGCCGGGAAGGGTTACGTTTGTACCAGCAGGAACGTCCTGATGTGGTGGTGCTGGACATCATGATGCCGAATATGGATGGTTTTTCTGTAACGGCGGAGATCCGCAAGCAGGATAAATTCACGCCTATTATCTTTCTGACGGCCAAGTCACAGACGGCGGACGTGGTAAAAGGTTTTGAGCTGGGAGGTAATGATTACCTGAAGAAGCCTTTCAGTATGGATGAGCTGATTGTTCGTATTAAGGCGTTGCTGAAGCGTTTCAGCGATCATCCGGCAGTGAGGGAGATGGAAGAGGGTTCAGTGATGATCGGGCAATATATTTTCAACTATGCCAAACAAACCCTTAGCCGTAATAACACTACGGAGTTTCTCTCTCATCGGGAGGCGGAGATATTGCGCAGGCTTTACGACAATAAAAATGAAGTGATGGAGCGTAAAACTGTGCTGATGGACCTGTGGGGAGATGATAACTTTTTTAATGCCCGTAGTATGGATGTATTTATCACTAAATTGAGGCGTTATCTGAAGGAAGATACCCGGGTCCAGATCGTTAATATCCGTGGGGTTGGTTATAAGCTGATATTTTAG
- a CDS encoding sensor histidine kinase, which translates to MRQRIRNILILMCSCILGIFLFQGYWLYNSYHIRQEQFSKEINEALRTAVFNKQFSDVHRQFPELRGYRYYTRIKDSARVVIAKEGKFEKKHHWHGGPPGPPPDSLRSDVPARIYADTLARRISEFLITNDHNDSVNLKKLDSIFRAELHNRQIATSYKLDTFHMSYSGFERESFRDSIRKREPRQTGKIPFNPASNLFVRASFESPLQFILQKMIWTLLSSLALLVLTVLCFVYMLRTILKQKKLSEVKNDFINNMTHELKTPIATVSAAVEALQNFNALNDQRKTQTYLDISKNELQRLSDLVEKVLHIAAEEKEDFDLFREETDLNEVIDNILTNHQLKATKMLQVRYDNKLTRPTVYIDKTHLGNAINNLVDNAIKYSREQVQLYISCSEERGQLKLIVRDNGIGISRSYQENIFDKFFRVPTGDLHNVKGFGLGLSYVKKIVEMHGGTIRVHSEPDKGTEFVIFIPQG; encoded by the coding sequence ATGCGACAAAGAATCCGAAACATCCTTATCCTGATGTGTAGCTGTATTCTGGGAATATTTCTTTTCCAGGGTTACTGGTTATACAATTCCTATCACATCCGGCAGGAACAGTTCAGTAAAGAGATCAACGAAGCCCTGCGCACGGCTGTTTTCAACAAGCAGTTTTCAGATGTACACCGGCAGTTCCCTGAACTTCGCGGCTACCGCTACTACACCCGGATAAAAGACAGTGCACGTGTGGTGATAGCAAAGGAAGGGAAATTTGAAAAGAAGCATCATTGGCATGGAGGCCCGCCAGGTCCTCCTCCCGACAGCCTGAGGAGCGATGTACCAGCCCGCATCTACGCTGATACACTCGCCCGCCGTATCTCCGAATTTCTGATCACCAACGACCACAATGACAGCGTCAATCTAAAAAAACTGGACTCCATCTTCCGCGCTGAACTACATAACCGCCAGATAGCCACCTCCTATAAACTGGATACCTTCCACATGAGCTACAGCGGCTTCGAACGGGAAAGCTTCCGTGACAGTATCCGCAAAAGAGAACCCCGGCAAACAGGCAAAATCCCTTTCAATCCGGCCAGTAACCTGTTTGTAAGGGCCAGCTTCGAATCACCCCTTCAGTTTATCCTTCAGAAAATGATATGGACATTGCTGAGCTCCCTGGCGCTGCTGGTGCTCACCGTCCTCTGTTTCGTATACATGCTCCGCACCATCCTGAAACAGAAAAAACTGTCTGAAGTAAAAAACGACTTTATCAACAACATGACGCATGAACTGAAAACGCCTATCGCCACCGTATCTGCTGCAGTGGAAGCGTTACAGAACTTCAATGCGTTAAATGATCAGCGTAAAACTCAGACCTATCTCGATATTTCCAAAAACGAACTGCAGCGTCTGTCGGACCTGGTTGAAAAAGTATTGCACATTGCCGCGGAAGAGAAAGAAGACTTCGACCTGTTCCGGGAAGAAACAGATCTTAATGAGGTGATCGACAACATTCTTACCAACCATCAGCTGAAGGCCACCAAAATGTTGCAGGTACGATACGACAACAAGCTGACCAGACCCACTGTCTACATAGACAAAACCCATCTGGGCAATGCAATCAATAACCTGGTAGACAACGCGATTAAATATTCAAGAGAACAGGTACAGCTGTATATCAGTTGCAGTGAAGAACGCGGCCAGCTGAAGCTGATCGTCAGAGACAACGGCATTGGTATTTCCCGCTCCTATCAGGAAAACATCTTTGATAAATTTTTCAGGGTTCCTACCGGAGACCTGCACAATGTAAAAGGTTTCGGCCTTGGCCTGAGTTATGTGAAGAAGATCGTGGAAATGCATGGCGGCACTATCCGTGTGCATAGCGAACCTGACAAAGGCACGGAATTCGTTATTTTTATTCCCCAGGGCTGA
- a CDS encoding GLPGLI family protein, with protein MNRISRIIMSAALVLPFTQPLLAQQSGTIVYEVTAKTDPERMRGFQRGGGDGDEAPQIPDVITFKQTLTFSNGHAKLTTERPDFGGGAGRGRARRDSANTQQQGQGGQWQGQRRMGTGMGMMGRNNAQYFDLANKKIIQLFTTFGDDRKTYYAEEDFVITADNKAGDKTKKIAGYPCKKATIKLKDDTYTVWYTTDLPFSFSPINGLLPENNAVVLVAEGSRRSYNASSVSLQPVTDTDLTIPAGAEKVSQEQLREIRQQEMEKLRKRQPQM; from the coding sequence ATGAACCGTATTTCCCGAATCATCATGAGTGCAGCCCTGGTGCTGCCTTTTACCCAACCACTACTGGCGCAGCAATCCGGCACTATTGTTTACGAAGTGACTGCTAAAACAGATCCGGAGCGGATGCGCGGCTTTCAGCGGGGTGGTGGTGATGGTGATGAAGCGCCGCAAATTCCCGATGTGATTACTTTTAAACAGACACTCACCTTCAGCAATGGCCACGCCAAACTGACCACTGAAAGACCCGACTTTGGCGGTGGCGCCGGCAGGGGCAGAGCCCGCAGAGACAGTGCCAATACACAGCAACAGGGACAAGGCGGGCAATGGCAGGGCCAACGCAGAATGGGCACGGGTATGGGCATGATGGGCCGTAACAACGCCCAGTATTTTGATCTCGCCAACAAAAAAATCATCCAGTTGTTTACCACCTTCGGGGATGACCGGAAAACATATTACGCAGAAGAAGATTTTGTTATTACCGCTGATAACAAAGCAGGCGACAAGACCAAAAAAATCGCCGGATATCCCTGCAAAAAGGCCACCATCAAGCTTAAAGACGATACCTATACTGTATGGTATACTACAGACCTGCCTTTCAGCTTCTCGCCGATCAATGGTTTACTGCCGGAAAACAATGCAGTGGTGCTGGTGGCAGAAGGTAGCAGACGTTCCTACAACGCTTCCAGTGTAAGCCTGCAACCTGTTACTGATACTGACCTAACCATCCCCGCCGGTGCAGAAAAGGTGAGCCAGGAACAACTGCGGGAAATCAGACAACAAGAGATGGAGAAATTACGTAAGCGGCAACCTCAAATGTAA
- a CDS encoding TonB-dependent receptor — protein sequence MKKIIQFLLVLSLGVLCSQAQAQQGKIKGQLTDQSTKEAMPAATVVLLYAKDSTVANTAITDNKGNFEIGNIANGDYRLYISFMGYKAINRPVKINDDNKLLTLGTLGMELKGVNLNAVEILDEKPPIVVKKDTLEFNADAFKTRENAVVEDLLKKLPGVTVDKDGAITAQGETVTKVYVDGKPFFGSDPKMATKNLPANIIDKVQVIDKKSDQAEFTKIDDGQTEKAINITIKKDKKKGLFGRASAGYGTDDRFSTSLNLNRFRDNQQMSIVGGGNNVNNTGYTIQDQMSFSPAGGGGGGGRGGGRGGRGGGGGGGSVLISAGSSSNSNPGITRNWNAGLNFSEDFNKKVVFSGSYFFNDTKNNLSQQTSRQTFADNGTTYYNENSMSLTDNSNNRFDTRVEYQIDSFHSVIFSPSYSLTNGNTFSSRDYQTLNNKKDTVNKGTTTNDGQGNNQNIGGSLLFRKRFKTPGRSFSMNLTYNNTINDQQNFNRSSVYYFANDSLSTFNQNNQINSTSANAGVNVTYTEPIARDRYLEANYGFTKYKSNSTKYTYDFDESKGIYDKLNDSLSNAFTNNTLNQQAGLTFRTNKLKYDYSFGLNVLFNNLDNNTYSFQTKRDSVIHQNTVNFAPNATFNYTFAKNKRLRINYNGTTQQPTVQQLQPVPDNSNALYVQQGNPDLKPSFNNTLRINYNQFNNTTFRGMFASLRGTFGTNKIINSTKLDTATGKTFSRPVNVNGYYSLTGMLHNSIPLSRTPGQNLNTGTMIGYSRDVNITQGVMNYKNTLQLSQSVNVNYMYKELLDAAVGASVNYNATSYTLPSTPNTQYFDYNFNADMNVNLPLGFMVGTDVTCTLNRGRTAGYNLTSTMWNANVAKYVFPKKQGLIKVQAFDLLRQYVSVSRDVSDNYIEDVRSNVLQQYFMVSFTYFLNKFGGNTKGSDRGMRMMGPRGGQGGFRMNHF from the coding sequence ATGAAAAAAATTATACAGTTCTTGCTGGTACTGAGTTTAGGAGTATTGTGCTCCCAGGCCCAGGCCCAGCAAGGAAAGATTAAAGGACAGCTAACCGACCAGAGCACTAAAGAAGCAATGCCTGCGGCGACAGTAGTATTACTGTATGCCAAAGACTCTACTGTGGCTAATACCGCTATTACCGACAACAAAGGAAATTTTGAGATCGGCAACATTGCCAACGGCGACTACCGTCTGTACATCAGCTTCATGGGCTATAAAGCTATCAACAGGCCCGTTAAAATAAACGATGACAATAAACTGCTTACCCTCGGTACACTGGGTATGGAACTCAAAGGAGTAAACCTCAACGCCGTAGAAATACTGGATGAAAAGCCCCCCATCGTTGTAAAAAAAGATACCCTTGAATTTAATGCAGACGCCTTCAAAACACGCGAAAACGCCGTGGTGGAAGACCTGCTTAAAAAACTTCCCGGCGTAACCGTTGATAAAGACGGCGCTATTACTGCACAGGGAGAAACTGTCACCAAAGTATATGTAGACGGGAAGCCCTTCTTCGGCAGCGATCCAAAGATGGCTACCAAAAATCTCCCCGCCAACATTATCGACAAGGTGCAGGTGATCGATAAAAAATCCGACCAGGCCGAGTTTACCAAGATAGACGACGGACAAACCGAAAAAGCCATCAATATCACCATCAAAAAAGATAAAAAGAAAGGGCTCTTCGGACGCGCCTCCGCAGGTTATGGTACCGACGACCGTTTCAGCACCTCACTCAACCTGAACAGGTTCCGCGACAATCAGCAGATGAGCATTGTTGGTGGTGGTAATAATGTCAACAATACCGGTTATACCATCCAGGACCAGATGAGCTTCAGTCCCGCCGGCGGCGGTGGAGGCGGTGGACGTGGTGGTGGAAGAGGTGGCCGCGGTGGCGGTGGTGGTGGAGGTAGTGTCCTCATCAGCGCCGGCAGCAGCAGTAACAGCAATCCCGGTATTACCCGCAACTGGAACGCTGGCCTTAACTTCAGCGAAGACTTCAATAAAAAAGTAGTCTTCAGCGGTAGTTATTTCTTTAACGACACCAAAAACAACCTGAGTCAGCAAACTTCCAGGCAAACCTTTGCAGATAACGGAACCACGTATTACAATGAAAACTCCATGTCCCTGACGGATAACAGCAACAACCGCTTTGATACCAGGGTGGAGTACCAGATAGACTCTTTTCATTCCGTCATATTTTCTCCTTCTTATTCCCTCACCAATGGAAACACCTTCAGCTCCAGGGACTACCAGACGCTGAACAACAAAAAGGATACAGTCAACAAAGGAACAACAACCAACGATGGACAAGGCAACAATCAAAACATAGGCGGATCACTGCTGTTCAGAAAACGGTTCAAAACACCTGGCCGTTCGTTCAGCATGAACCTGACCTATAACAATACCATCAACGACCAGCAAAACTTCAACAGGTCCAGCGTATACTATTTTGCCAACGATAGCCTTTCCACCTTCAATCAAAACAACCAGATCAACAGCACCAGCGCGAATGCCGGCGTAAATGTCACCTACACCGAGCCGATTGCCCGTGATCGTTATCTGGAAGCCAATTATGGTTTCACCAAATACAAAAGCAACAGCACAAAATATACCTACGACTTCGACGAAAGCAAAGGGATCTATGATAAACTCAATGATTCGCTGAGCAACGCTTTTACCAACAATACACTTAACCAGCAGGCTGGTCTTACCTTCCGTACCAACAAGCTGAAATATGACTACTCTTTTGGGTTGAATGTATTGTTCAATAACCTCGATAATAACACCTATTCTTTCCAAACAAAGAGAGATAGCGTTATTCATCAGAATACCGTCAACTTCGCTCCCAACGCTACTTTTAACTACACCTTCGCGAAGAACAAACGGTTACGCATAAACTATAATGGTACCACACAGCAGCCTACCGTACAACAGCTGCAGCCAGTGCCGGATAACAGTAATGCGTTGTATGTGCAACAGGGTAATCCAGACCTGAAACCATCTTTCAACAATACCCTGCGCATTAACTATAACCAGTTTAACAACACTACTTTCAGAGGCATGTTTGCTTCACTGAGAGGCACTTTCGGCACCAACAAAATCATCAACTCTACCAAGCTGGATACCGCCACTGGAAAGACTTTCAGCAGACCAGTAAACGTAAACGGCTACTACAGCCTTACCGGTATGTTGCATAACTCCATTCCGCTGTCCCGCACACCCGGACAAAACCTGAATACCGGTACCATGATCGGTTACAGCCGTGATGTAAACATAACGCAGGGAGTGATGAACTATAAAAACACCTTGCAGCTATCACAGTCTGTCAACGTGAACTATATGTACAAAGAGTTACTGGACGCAGCAGTGGGCGCCAGTGTAAACTATAACGCCACCTCCTATACGTTGCCGTCAACGCCCAATACGCAGTACTTTGACTACAACTTCAATGCTGATATGAATGTAAACCTGCCGCTGGGTTTTATGGTAGGCACAGACGTAACCTGTACGCTCAACAGAGGCCGTACAGCCGGCTATAACCTCACTTCTACCATGTGGAATGCCAATGTGGCCAAATATGTATTTCCAAAGAAACAGGGACTTATCAAGGTGCAGGCTTTCGACCTGCTGAGGCAGTATGTAAGCGTTTCCCGCGATGTAAGCGACAACTATATAGAAGACGTGCGGTCCAATGTACTGCAGCAGTATTTTATGGTGAGCTTCACTTATTTCCTGAACAAATTTGGTGGTAATACCAAAGGGAGCGACAGAGGTATGAGGATGATGGGTCCCAGAGGCGGACAAGGCGGTTTCAGGATGAACCATTTTTAA
- a CDS encoding hydroxypyruvate isomerase family protein translates to MHEDNSRRNMIKKVATMALASTALSSLTERVSAHDKAVGEPLKGKINHSVCAWCYDIPLDDLCVAAKKIGIPSIDLVDPKDFAILKKHDMTCAMVASNGKEWGITRGFNNPAHHDKLEAYFKHYIDETAKAGFSNLICFSGNRNGLSDQQGIENCTKGLQRIIGYAEKKKVTLVMELLNSKVDHHDYQCDHTAWGVALCKSVGSANFKLLYDIYHMQIMEGDVIRNIRDHHQYIAHYHTGGVPGRNEIDETQELYYPAIMKAIYETGFKGYVAQEFIPSHADKLASLNNAIHICDIS, encoded by the coding sequence ATGCACGAGGACAACTCACGCCGTAACATGATCAAAAAAGTAGCGACTATGGCACTGGCATCCACCGCGTTATCATCCCTCACCGAAAGGGTATCCGCTCACGACAAAGCTGTTGGTGAGCCATTAAAAGGAAAAATCAACCACTCCGTATGTGCGTGGTGTTACGACATTCCACTGGACGACTTATGTGTGGCTGCCAAAAAAATCGGCATCCCTTCTATCGACCTGGTAGATCCCAAGGACTTTGCTATCCTGAAAAAACATGACATGACCTGTGCCATGGTGGCCAGTAATGGTAAGGAATGGGGTATTACCAGAGGTTTCAACAATCCGGCTCACCATGATAAACTGGAAGCCTACTTCAAACATTATATCGACGAAACAGCCAAGGCCGGTTTTTCCAACCTGATCTGCTTCTCCGGCAACCGTAATGGTCTCAGCGATCAACAAGGCATTGAAAACTGTACCAAAGGACTGCAACGCATTATCGGTTATGCAGAAAAGAAAAAAGTGACCCTCGTGATGGAATTGCTTAACAGTAAGGTAGATCACCATGACTATCAATGCGATCATACCGCCTGGGGTGTGGCACTGTGCAAATCAGTAGGCTCCGCAAACTTTAAACTGCTGTACGATATCTACCACATGCAAATCATGGAAGGTGATGTGATCCGCAATATCCGCGACCATCATCAATATATCGCACACTACCATACCGGCGGTGTTCCTGGCCGTAACGAAATCGACGAAACCCAGGAACTGTACTATCCGGCTATCATGAAAGCCATCTATGAAACCGGTTTTAAAGGTTATGTAGCACAGGAGTTTATTCCTTCACATGCTGACAAGCTGGCTTCTCTGAATAACGCCATTCATATCTGCGACATTTCATAA